One genomic region from Bradyrhizobium icense encodes:
- the tnpB gene encoding IS66 family insertion sequence element accessory protein TnpB (TnpB, as the term is used for proteins encoded by IS66 family insertion elements, is considered an accessory protein, since TnpC, encoded by a neighboring gene, is a DDE family transposase.), whose amino-acid sequence MIPIAAGARIWIATGHTDMRKGMQGLALLVQEGLGRDPFAGDIFVFRGRAGTLIKALWHDGVGLSLYAKRLDRGRFIWPATVDGVVSLTAAQMGYLLEAIDWRNPQHSWRPQSAG is encoded by the coding sequence ATGATCCCGATCGCAGCAGGCGCGAGAATCTGGATCGCGACTGGTCACACTGACATGCGCAAAGGCATGCAGGGCCTGGCGTTGCTGGTGCAGGAGGGCCTTGGGCGAGATCCTTTTGCCGGCGACATCTTTGTGTTCCGTGGTCGCGCCGGCACGCTGATCAAGGCGCTTTGGCACGACGGGGTTGGACTGTCGCTCTACGCCAAGCGGCTGGACCGTGGCCGCTTCATCTGGCCGGCGACGGTGGACGGCGTGGTGTCGCTGACCGCAGCTCAGATGGGCTATTTGCTGGAGGCGATCGACTGGCGCAACCCTCAACACAGCTGGCGGCCGCAGAGCGCGGGATAG
- a CDS encoding RHS repeat-associated core domain-containing protein: MRRQTGTTLTAATIILSSGLISVLCFSPLAFAQEASEGTTSAEVASSSPETTPTALIYFFVSEGGQIWGVLPIYLNVAAICTTQIATSTDAENPAESPPDPECGLLVLNYGTSTQVGDSGEVAAGSGVATTSPATRYIHPDHLGSTNIVTDEGGAVIETLDYFPYGLTRVSTGIDASARKYIGLFKDSSDLIYANARYYNANVAQFISQDPVFLAIGDAKKLNELTGLDQQTFLADPQAAHSYSYARNNPITNKDPKGLQFAPALAPMVGIELLSGPVGWAALGLTTALYAAYLLHSLGEPNWQTMQLVNGQGYNTDPKLPPKPPGGPWGFLAWTSAITATGIGAFNEYVGPLLQPNNGLQPLHWPNGSNPPFFTGAGPVVSLPPMVIQSGTTYYRNSSGLLSTTPQPIQPQGGTKNSSSGGGGGSPTQTSSNNGGWGSTHTACGKLCM; the protein is encoded by the coding sequence GTGAGACGCCAAACAGGCACGACCTTAACAGCGGCGACGATCATACTTTCTAGCGGCCTCATTTCAGTATTGTGTTTTTCTCCGTTGGCTTTCGCGCAAGAAGCAAGTGAGGGCACGACTAGCGCCGAAGTGGCGAGCAGCTCACCTGAAACCACCCCGACGGCGTTGATATACTTTTTTGTCTCCGAAGGCGGCCAGATTTGGGGCGTGCTGCCGATTTATCTAAATGTTGCCGCTATCTGCACGACGCAGATCGCAACCTCTACCGACGCTGAAAATCCGGCAGAATCCCCACCTGACCCCGAATGTGGCCTCCTGGTGCTCAACTATGGCACGTCCACGCAAGTGGGTGATAGCGGAGAGGTCGCAGCTGGCAGCGGTGTAGCAACCACCAGCCCCGCTACTCGCTACATCCACCCTGACCACCTCGGTTCTACGAATATCGTTACAGATGAAGGCGGAGCCGTGATCGAAACGTTGGACTATTTCCCTTACGGTTTGACACGAGTAAGCACCGGCATTGATGCGAGTGCGAGAAAATATATTGGCCTTTTCAAAGACAGCTCTGACCTAATTTATGCAAATGCCCGCTACTACAACGCTAATGTAGCGCAGTTCATTTCGCAGGATCCGGTCTTTCTCGCCATCGGTGACGCGAAAAAACTTAACGAACTGACTGGTCTCGACCAACAAACGTTCCTTGCCGATCCGCAGGCAGCGCACTCGTACAGCTACGCGAGAAATAATCCGATCACAAACAAAGACCCCAAAGGACTGCAATTCGCCCCAGCGCTCGCCCCCATGGTGGGAATTGAGTTGCTGTCTGGGCCAGTAGGATGGGCAGCGCTCGGACTTACGACGGCACTTTATGCCGCTTATCTGCTTCACAGTCTCGGCGAACCAAACTGGCAAACTATGCAGTTAGTGAACGGTCAAGGTTACAACACTGATCCGAAACTCCCCCCAAAACCTCCAGGAGGGCCGTGGGGCTTCCTTGCGTGGACAAGTGCGATCACAGCAACCGGGATAGGAGCGTTCAATGAGTATGTCGGACCCCTCCTCCAACCAAACAACGGGCTCCAGCCACTGCACTGGCCTAACGGCAGCAATCCACCATTCTTTACAGGGGCGGGCCCCGTTGTCTCGCTACCTCCAATGGTTATCCAAAGCGGAACAACATATTACAGAAATTCGAGCGGACTACTCAGCACTACGCCGCAGCCTATTCAGCCTCAGGGAGGTACAAAGAACAGTTCATCCGGCGGCGGCGGTGGATCGCCTACTCAGACCTCCTCTAATAACGGAGGTTGGGGTAGCACTCACACCGCATGCGGCAAGCTGTGCATGTAA
- the tnpC gene encoding IS66 family transposase — MGDSPEKLPEDIEALHAALLATRAELASVRAQQSDDQALIAHLKLQIEKLNRDRYGPRSERTARLLDQLELTLEELEASATEDELAAEMAAARITNTTTVASFTRQRPSRKPFPDHLPRERVIVSGPTSCACCGGLRLSKLGEDITETLEVIPKSWKVIQHVREKFSCRDCEKISQAPAPFHVIARGWAGPSLLAMVLFEKFGQHQPLNRQAERYAKEGVPISLSTLADQVGSCTVALTPLFQRLEAHVLSAERLHGDDTTVPVLAKGKTSTGRIWVYVRDDKPFGGPEPPGAVFYYSRDRAGEHPQTHLASYSGIFQADAYGGYGRLYEPGRNAGPILEAACWVHARRPFFVMADLAENARRKVQGKKPAVISPLALEAVRRIDALFEIERGINGQSAERRRAVRQELSAPLVADLETWMREQRAKLSRRNDVAKAMDYMLKRWSAFTRFLDDGRICLSNNAAERAVRGIALGRKSWLFCGSDRGGDRAAVMYSLIVTAKMNDVDPQAWLADVLARIAAHPVQRLDELLPWNWRDQNKRVEKAA; from the coding sequence ATGGGTGACAGTCCCGAGAAGCTGCCGGAAGATATTGAGGCGCTGCATGCGGCGCTGCTTGCGACGCGCGCCGAACTCGCCAGCGTTCGCGCCCAACAATCCGACGACCAGGCGCTGATCGCTCACCTGAAGCTGCAGATCGAAAAGCTGAACCGTGATCGTTATGGCCCGCGCTCGGAGCGTACCGCAAGGCTGCTGGACCAACTTGAACTGACGCTGGAGGAGCTCGAGGCCTCAGCGACCGAAGATGAACTGGCCGCCGAAATGGCCGCGGCCAGGATCACGAACACCACCACCGTAGCGTCGTTCACCCGCCAGCGGCCATCTCGCAAACCATTCCCGGATCATCTGCCCCGCGAGCGCGTGATCGTATCAGGGCCGACGTCGTGCGCCTGCTGCGGTGGCTTGCGGTTGTCCAAGCTCGGCGAGGACATCACCGAGACGTTGGAGGTGATCCCGAAATCCTGGAAGGTGATCCAGCACGTCCGGGAGAAGTTCAGCTGCCGGGACTGCGAGAAGATCAGCCAGGCGCCGGCGCCGTTCCACGTCATCGCTCGCGGTTGGGCCGGTCCCAGCCTTTTGGCGATGGTGCTGTTCGAGAAGTTCGGCCAGCATCAGCCCCTGAACCGGCAGGCCGAACGCTATGCCAAGGAAGGCGTGCCGATCAGCCTGTCGACCCTGGCCGACCAGGTCGGCAGCTGTACGGTCGCGCTGACGCCGTTGTTCCAGCGCCTCGAGGCCCATGTGCTGAGCGCCGAGCGGCTGCACGGCGACGACACCACGGTGCCGGTTCTGGCCAAGGGCAAGACCAGCACCGGCCGGATCTGGGTCTATGTCCGCGACGACAAGCCGTTCGGCGGGCCAGAACCGCCGGGGGCGGTGTTTTACTACTCACGCGATCGTGCCGGCGAACATCCTCAGACGCATCTGGCCAGCTACAGCGGAATCTTCCAGGCCGATGCCTATGGCGGCTATGGCAGGCTTTACGAACCGGGCCGCAACGCAGGTCCGATCCTGGAAGCCGCGTGCTGGGTCCACGCCCGACGGCCGTTCTTCGTGATGGCTGATCTGGCGGAGAATGCGCGCCGCAAGGTGCAGGGCAAAAAGCCCGCGGTGATCTCGCCCCTGGCGCTGGAAGCAGTCCGCCGGATCGACGCCTTGTTCGAGATTGAGCGAGGCATCAACGGCCAGAGTGCCGAACGGCGCCGGGCCGTCCGCCAGGAGCTGAGCGCGCCGCTGGTCGCCGATTTGGAAACCTGGATGCGTGAGCAACGCGCCAAGCTCTCACGTCGCAACGACGTCGCCAAGGCGATGGACTATATGCTCAAGCGCTGGAGCGCGTTCACCCGCTTCCTCGACGACGGCCGCATCTGCCTGTCGAACAACGCCGCCGAACGCGCCGTGCGCGGCATCGCTCTGGGCCGGAAGTCGTGGCTGTTCTGTGGCTCCGATCGCGGCGGCGACCGTGCCGCGGTGATGTACAGCCTTATCGTCACCGCCAAAATGAATGACGTGGATCCGCAAGCCTGGCTCGCCGACGTCCTGGCGCGCATCGCTGCGCATCCAGTCCAAAGGCTCGACGAACTGCTTCCGTGGAATTGGCGCGACCAAAACAAGCGAGTCGAAAAGGCAGCCTGA
- the tnpA gene encoding IS66-like element accessory protein TnpA, which yields MDSNKCSAQIERFEIVETGRRRRWTDDEKLKIVLESLQTPRAVSSTARRYGISRSLLLTWRRSFGTRASGNEQPQPGFVPAMVMPDPPPARSTVLATPASGRMEIVVGKACRVIVDAALI from the coding sequence ATGGACAGCAATAAGTGCAGTGCTCAGATTGAACGGTTCGAGATTGTTGAGACTGGTCGGCGTCGTCGCTGGACCGATGATGAGAAGCTCAAGATCGTTTTGGAGAGTTTGCAGACACCGCGCGCCGTCTCATCGACAGCTCGGCGATATGGAATCTCGCGCTCGCTGCTGTTGACTTGGCGGCGATCGTTTGGGACCCGGGCGAGCGGTAATGAACAGCCTCAGCCCGGCTTTGTGCCGGCGATGGTGATGCCGGACCCACCTCCAGCGCGGTCGACCGTTTTGGCGACGCCGGCGAGCGGACGCATGGAGATTGTCGTCGGCAAGGCTTGTCGAGTGATCGTGGACGCGGCGTTGATATGA